The sequence CTCCCAAAAATGGAGGCTCTCCTCGCTAGTCCCTTAGCGAGCTGCTTGACCTTTTTAGACATCCTGTTATTAAAACAAAATCAAATTAGTAAATGAACATAAAGTAAATGAGCATAATGTATTgaaatgaacaataaataaataattactttttagtcgtattcaaaatcaggatcaaattgttttcttcgattagaTGTTATCTTCTTTGACTTCCGTTTCCGTTTTTTGGGACTTACTACATCTTCAGGATCTCCCACTAATGATTCTGGCAAAACCTCAGTATCTATATTAAAATTGGCCGGAAGTTCATCTTCTTGGTAAATTTCTTCAACTTCCGCCTCAAACCATTCACCCTTGTTGTGTAACTgttcacgaggattaactttgtacactacccatgTGGCTTCCAGCTTTATAGATGGATATGGTATGTAGTACACCTGGTCAACTTGGTGAGCAAGAACAAATTTGCTACATGCACTTGTTTTGAGCTCATGTTTGACTTCTACCATGCCAAATTGGTTTTCTACAGTCCCTTGATTGGGATCAAACCAATCACATTTGAAAAACACCACCTTAAGATTTTTGCTCCCAGCGAAGTCGTACTCGAGTATGTCATTAATAACTCCATAATAATTCATCTCTCTTCCACGATCATCGACTGCCCTGCATACAACTCCAGTATTTTTTGTCGCCgcaaatggacgagtacattcaaatTTGGTCGAACGAAAACGAAACCCCTTAATGTCGTAATGACCGTAGCTTCTGACTTTTACGATTGCGTAAGACATCTGAAGCAAGTCCTCGTCTAAATTTGGAATTTTGTCACACTGCCAatcagatggtgaaattagatttCTAAAAAAATATATAAAGTAGAACAAGAGTGTTAGGTTATTTACATAAGCTCGCAACCAATTAATGAAATTGGGCTTCCCATGTCTTCCTCGAAGTGCGTTTTCATACTGCCTCGAGGACAATTTCTCATTAAGTTGCGATTGGAATTCTCTGTTACAACAAGTAAACAAATGAGGTGCGGAACACGATTACTATATAGATacacaaatgacaaattaaatttcatCTTACTTGAAATATGGGGTCATCTCATCCATATTTTCATACATATAGAGCAAAGCGTCCAACTTTTCTTCGCACTCAGGATGATATTCCGTGGATGCTCCAACAGTCTTGCCCTCAATCTCAAAAATTTGGAGATTGCTGCGAGTCCGTACTTTGGCATCATGATACCTCAATGTAGGGGCATTGATATTGTGCTCGTCTGCAAAGTATACACTCGTGAAGGCTGCTACCTCTttatatttgaattcttcagctatacacccttcaactcttcctttgttaccaaccattgaactaagcttctttaaagccctttcaatatggtacatccacctgtattgcacaggtccaccaaccttagcttcatatggaaggtggacaagtagatgttgcattggattgaagaatcctggggggaatattttttccaacttgcatataaggacaggaatttctgtctccaacttctccatcacctctttctttatttctttagcacaaagttgcctataaaagtagcttaactCAGCTAACGCCTTCCAGATACTGACTTTCAAGTACCCACGGAACATTATAGGGAGGAGCCTTTCCATCATTATATGATAATCATGGCTTTTCAATCCAGTTATTTtctttgtcttcaagttcacagctcTCCTAAACCCAGCCGCATAACCATCTAGGAATTTCAATTTTTTCAACCATTCCATTACTTCATTTTTCTGTTTAGGTTTTAGACAAAATTGAGCACGTGGCTTTTTTCCATTTTCGTCGAGTTCCTGGGTTGGTCGGTTACAAAGTTTTGCTAAGTCCTTCCTGGCCTTtatattgtcttttgttttgtcgcctagattcatgcaagtacttagaatgctttcaccaacattacgttcctgatgcatgacgtcaatgttatgcatcagaatcaatgccttaacataagggagttcccataaaccacatttatgtgtccagttatgctcggttccaaaacctatgtatccatcaccactttcattctctttcaaattattaagcATAGCCTCAATCTCTATTCCGCTCAGACGTCTGGGCGGTCCCTTTGTCACGATAGTGCCCTTCTTAAAGGTGTTAACCTCGAACCTATACGGGTGTTTTTGGGGCAAGAAGCATCTGTGGCAGTCAAAGTAACAGATCTTCCCTCCAAACTCTAGGCGGAAACAATCTGTATCCTTGCCACATATTGGGCATGTCAGAGTTCCATggcaactccatccagcaaataaactgtatgccatgaaatcatgaatggaccacaaatacgcaactcgaagtgTGAATCTCTCATTTTTGTAGCAATCGTATGCTTCAACTCCTttccataactttttgagatcatcAATCAAGGGTTGCATCATCACATTCAACCCTTTACCAGGATGGTCTGGACCAGGAATAATTAGGGAAAGAAACATGTAATCATATTTCATGCACAgatgaggtggaaggttgtatggaataacaaatacaGGCCAACAAGAATATGATGCCGTGtttgtattgaaaggtgtgaatccatctgtcgccaacccaattcgaatgtttctcgcttcactagcaaattctggatcaaagtcatctagagccttccacgcatcactgtcagacgggtgcgtcatcacatgagtgtcctcccgttcacgttctttatgccatctcatgtgcctagctgtgttcctcgaaagaaacaaacgcttaacacgaggtgcaagaggcatgtaacgaagttgcTTTTGGGCTACCGTTGATGTGACCATTTCACCATCATCATTTTTAACCTCTACATATCTCGACTTGCCACACTTTAGACACTTACTATCATTCTCATGATCCTTCCAGAACAGCATACAATTATCTGGACATACATCAATTTTCTGATAGTCCATACCTAGACCAGAGAGCAGTTTCCTGCACTGATACACGTCTTTCGGCATCttgtgatttggtggaaacacttcGCTGATTAAGTTCAAGAGCTCGTtataacaattgttcgagaacacgaacttggacttgatagccataagtcgagtcacgaaagcgaggactgaaactgttgtgtgttcgtgcaaaggctcttctgcagccttaaggaggtcgaagaactttttaacctctggaggaggcggctcctcatgatttggtggaaacacaaaatcaggatcctcccttaaatcttcaagcatctcGTCCATTCTATCGCACTCCACGTCGTCAGTGTTGTTGGCTTCCGGCGAATTTTCACGGGGAAAGTCCTCGCCGTGATACACCCAGACTTCATAGTCAGGCATGTAGCCATATTTGCAAAGGTGTCCCGACAGAGTTCTCTTGTCTTGACATCTACAAATCCGACACATACTACATGGACAACGCACATCCGTGCCGGTTCTTGATATAGCAAAAGCACGATCAATAAAATCCTCTGTCTTTCTTATCCAATCCACCGAGGGATCATTCAtacgccaaccttcatacatccatcgacggtcctcacccaccatatttgATGCTAAAATAGTAAAACACATCATTCATAAATTTATTCCGTATAGAGCAACAATTTATTACGAGCAACGAGTCAGAACGAATTTTAgcagcataaccccgttgttctcTATTTGCATGCCCATAAATGGTGTAATAGAGAACAACATGGTTATGTCACCGAAATCTCGTTTGGACCCGTCATCGTCATAAATCCATAGCTCTATCATCCACTAACAGGCTATCCAAAAAAGGGACAATTCCGGACTAATACAAGTCATATGTGTATTAGTAGCACGCAACAAATAAGAGACTAACATAATTAAATTATATGCACCACCTAGCTTATTAAGTTAATTAACCCTATTAACATAACTTTCTACGGTTTAAAAACAgttaactctcggaagttagtatatTTAATATAAAAAACTATAGTACAAACACTCGGAAGTTACCTGTAGCGATGCGAAGCTCGATGGCGAAGATGGTGCTGCGTGGAGGAGAGGCGGCGCTCGGCGCAGGGAGCGATGAGCCACACGGGACGGGTAGCGGCCGGCGCAGTGAGCAGCGAGCCCCGAGCAGGGCGGTGTTGCCGCGGTGGCCGGCGAGACCGTGCGAGCGGCCGGCACGGCGGGGCGACACGGCGGGGCAGCGGCCTGTACGGCCGGCTGGGCGGGgcagggcggggcggggcggtgcAGGGTGGGGCCGGGCACGGCGGTGCAGGGCGGCGGGGCAGGCAGCGGCAGCGCGGGGCGGCCGCCGGGGAACGGCGGGCAGCGCCGGGCGGCCGCCGGGGAACGGCGGGCGGCAGCGCGGGGCGAGAGGAGCAGCGAGCAACGTCAATGGCGAGAGGAGATGCGAGGCGCCTGTTGGGAAAAAACCCGACGGCGCCGTTACTTTACAAAATTAGCTTCCGAGAGCTTTGAGTCAGCCCGTCGGAAGTTAACAGGGCGGGGCCCGGTCCGTAGCCGTAAGGAACCCTACGCCCGGTCCGCAGTCTAACTTCCGAGAGCCCGGTCCGTAGCCGTCGGAAGTTAAGGGCCTTCCGAGAGCCCGTCGGAAGTTAAATAAACTGCCGAGAGGCTACAGTTACAACCGTCGGAAGTTGAATAAACTGCCGAGAGGCAACTAGGGCTTCTAGGAAGTTATTAACTTCCTACGGTTCTCGATagaaaccgtaggaagttataaAGCCGTAGGAAGTTCAAAGTTTTGGTGTAgtggattgcaacttctatataactatgtccaaaaatctgttaaacaaacaatgattgcaactgctgtctggtgtaattgcaactgctggtctggtgtgattgcaacttctatataactatgtccaaaaatctgttaaacaaaacaatgattgcaactgctgtctggtgtaattgtaactgctggtctggtgtgattgcaacttctatataactatgtccaaaaatctgttatacAAAACAATGATCGCAACTGCTGGTCTTGGTGCAGACTGAAGTTGTCAGGGCCTTCGCGTTGGTTCGGCCTGGGTGGGGCGGTTGGCTCGGACGAGGTGCTCCTGGCgcgtaggttcggcctgggtgtATTCtcaatattgaatgcacccaggtgtaatatataaatacagtatatatatatatatatatatatatatacacacgacCGATTGTAGTCACCATCAATTGAACCAATCAATCAGTTTATCAATTTTCTTTACTTTCTACTCTTAGGAGTAGCCAATAACGTAGTCTTCTTCGTCTTGATCTTTACTTCTCTGTAGCTCTACATCATCTAGAGGCATTTTAGGTGTCCTGTCGATTACAAGACAAACTCTAGAATCTCTTCTCTCTAACGGGGTCTCTCCCGCGAGTCCGCCCGGAGGTGAGATCCAGGTACCGTTGGTAAATGCCGCCATCTCTGCTCTACGCACACGTGGACCGTTCGACCAGTCCGACGTGAACCGTCAGACTCTATACAGGGAACCCGCTCCTGCTGTCAGTTCGCGCGGATCGTCCAACCACGCCGCCGTAGAGAGCCCATCGAACGAAACGTTTCCCCAGTGATTGGCGTCGCGTCCAGATCGACGCGTACGCGTATCCAAtgggctagctagctagctcgtTTTCCACGGAGATATAGATTTCGTGCTACCCGTCAGCGATATGATGATGATCCTCTTAAAGTGTCGTCAGTTTCAGAACCATCGATGCCGGGCGTTAAATTGCATCTGATTCGCGGGAGACCAGGAAACGGCCCTGCTTCCTGGTCTCTTCTTCACCGCCTGCCTTGCTCGAGCGCCTTTATTTCCATTCGTCGTCGTCTCAAACAAAACAGTAGTACGTCCAATCGGGGACATTACCTTCCTGCTAATCCGTCTTTGCTTTCAAATAAAAACGTCCACCTCGCTTTGATTAGGAGGATTAACCTCTCTAACCCCACCCTGCCCCGTGTCTTCTTCAATCCACACACGAAACTGACTTCGTCCTCCATCCGGCCTCTGCCGTTTTCGCTTCGCCAGATAGTTGTAGTCGCCCGCCACCTGCGCCTATAAAGCAACACGGCTGAGCATTCATACGCCGGCTACTTGCTTACTACTAGTCAATCTACTGCGTCGTCGTCCTCTGTTCTCGACCCTTCCCCGACCCACGCGGCCACGCCCATCTTCATTTTCCTCTCCATCACGCGCGGTGGTGCATGCGATCTATGTATGTACTAGGGCTAGGCTAGGCGAGCTTCTGGGTGCACGTACCGTACGTCGACTCATCTCCCTCTCTTTCTCTACCGTCGTTGTACTACGTACTACTCCATGTACAGCACTCGTGAGGAAGAGGGCGTCGGGAAGTCATGGCTTGGGCTGGGGAtaggcggcggcagcggcggctgCGATCTGATGCAGCGGAATAACCGACCACCGGTGCAGTTCGACCTGCTGTTCCCGCCGCAGGGCGTCGTGGAAGGAGTTGCCGCGAGCAAGAAGGCGGAGAAAGGCGGTGGTGGACGGAAGAGGCTCAAGGTCGTTACGGGCACGGCCGACGAGGATGGCCAGCAGCCCCCAGGCGCGAGGAAGAAGCTCCGGCTCACCAAGGCGCAGTCGACGCTGCTCGAGGACACCTTCCGCGCCCACAGCATACTCTCCAACGTATGCATCCCCATCCTCTCCTCCTTCCATGGTTTCCATTCCATTCCATCTCGAAGCTCGCTCGTGTGCAAGTAGAAATCCTCATCCATGCATATATTAGGATTATTAGCCAATAATAGCGCCTGAATAATCTATTGTTCATGTCTGCATAAAGAATTTCTGCTTCTTTTTTGCTATTAACTGACGAACAAATGAACGTTTCATGCATTGTTGGACAGGCGCAGAAGCAGGAGCTCGCACGACAAGTGGATCTCAGCGCCAGGCAGGTGGAAGTATGGTTCCAGAACAGGAGGGCAAGGTATGTAGTAGAAATCAGTGTACTACGTGTTTACTCTACATACTATGCATGGTGAATTCAGTCTGCACTGGCCGCCGCCGCTCGCTTGTTCTGAACTTGTTGCGCAAAAAATACGATCTTTTCGTCAGAACGAAGCTGAAGCAAACGGAGGCGGACTGCGAGATCCTGAAGCGCTGCTGCGAGAGCCTGACCGGCGAGAACCAGCGGCTGAGGCTGGAGCTCGCGCAGCTGCAGGGGTCGGAGGCTGGGCTCTACCTCCAGTCGTCGTTCCCGCCGCTGGCCGCGGCCATGGCGAGCGTCTGTCCGTCGTGCGACAAGGTCATCACCGTGGCGAGCGGCGGCGAGACAAGCGGCAGAAGCTCGACTAGCTACTCCTCGTGATGCGCTGGGTTCAATAATGGGCAGTCGTTGAGACCTGACCATTTGAGAGGATAATGGGCATTTGCGATAATGGCGCAGGCAGCAGGATTGGCAGACAGTGCCACTGCCCTAGCTAACCGGTTGCgcgctctctcctctctctctcaagAATATTTGTCGAATCGGCAAGCagggcaggcagagaagaaggcaGCTGTATTTCTTTTCTATCAATTGGAGGTAGGCAGCAATTCAGGTCTCCGTCTCTCCATCTCTCATCCTCTCTCTGTAATATGCGGATTAATTATAACGTTATCCACTTCTTCCATTCTTTGTGCTTGTTAATTAAGTGTTTTGTGCTTGTTAATTAAGTAAATATGTCCTTCAATTTAGTGATTCAGTCAATGCTTGTTAATTAAGTGAATAGATTCTTCAGTCAGTGCTTGTT is a genomic window of Zea mays cultivar B73 chromosome 5, Zm-B73-REFERENCE-NAM-5.0, whole genome shotgun sequence containing:
- the LOC103626387 gene encoding homeobox-leucine zipper protein HOX18, giving the protein MYSTREEEGVGKSWLGLGIGGGSGGCDLMQRNNRPPVQFDLLFPPQGVVEGVAASKKAEKGGGGRKRLKVVTGTADEDGQQPPGARKKLRLTKAQSTLLEDTFRAHSILSNAQKQELARQVDLSARQVEVWFQNRRARTKLKQTEADCEILKRCCESLTGENQRLRLELAQLQGSEAGLYLQSSFPPLAAAMASVCPSCDKVITVASGGETSGRSSTSYSS